A window of Pan paniscus chromosome 10, NHGRI_mPanPan1-v2.0_pri, whole genome shotgun sequence contains these coding sequences:
- the LOC129393486 gene encoding basic salivary proline-rich protein 2-like yields the protein MLLILLSVALLALSSAQNLNEDVSQEESPSLIAGNPQGPPPQGGNQPQGPPPPPGKPQGPPPQGDKSRSARSPPGKPQGPPPQGGNQPQGPPPPPGKPQGSPPQGDKSRSARSPPGKPQGPPPQGGNQPQGPPPPPGKPQGPPPQGGSNSRSARSPPGKPQGPPPQGGNQPQGPPPPPGKPQGPPPQGDKSRSARSPPGKPQGPPPQGGNQPQGPPPPPGKPQGPPPQGDKSRSARSPPGKPQGPPPQGGNQPQGPPPPPGKPQGPPPQGDKSRSARSPPGKPQGPPPQGGNQPQGPPPPPGKPQGPPPQGDKSRSARSPPGKPQGPPPQGGNQPQGPPPPPGKPQGPPPQGGSNSRSARSPPGKPQGPPPQGGNQPQGPPPPPGKPQGPPPQGDKSRSARSPPGKPQEPPPQGGNQPQGPPPPPGKPQGPPPQGGSKSRSARSPPGNPQGPPQQEGNNPQGPPPPAGGNPQQPQAPPAGQPQGPPSPPQGGRPSRPPQ from the exons ATGCTGTTGATTCTGCTGTCAGTGGCCTTGCTGGCCCTGAGCTCAGCTCAGAACTTAAATGAAG ATGTCAGCCAGGAAGAATCTCCCTCCCTAATAGCAG GAAATCCACAAGGACCACCCCCACAAGGAGGCAACCAGCCCCAaggtcccccacctcctccaggaaagcCACAAGGACCACCCCCACAAGGAGACAAGTCCCGAAGTGCCCGATCTCCTCCAGGAAAGCCACAAGGACCACCCCCACAAGGAGGTAACCAGCCCCAaggtcccccacctcctccaggaaagcCACAAGGATCACCCCCACAAGGAGACAAGTCCCGAAGTGCCCGATCTCCTCCAGGAAAGCCACAAGGACCACCCCCACAGGGAGGTAACCAGCCCCAAggtcctccacctcctccaggaaagcCACAAGGACCACCCCCACAAGGAGGCAGCAATTCCCGAAGTGCCCGATCTCCTCCAGGAAAGCCACAAGGACCACCCCCACAAGGAGGCAACCAGCCCCAaggtcccccacctcctccaggaaagcCACAAGGACCACCCCCACAAGGAGACAAGTCCCGAAGTGCCCGATCTCCTCCAGGAAAGCCACAAGGACCACCCCCACAAGGAGGTAACCAGCCCCAaggtcccccacctcctccaggaaagcCACAAGGACCACCCCCACAAGGAGACAAGTCCCGAAGTGCCCGATCTCCTCCAGGAAAGCCACAAGGACCACCCCCACAAGGAGGCAACCAGCCCCAaggtcccccacctcctccaggaaagcCACAAGGACCACCCCCACAAGGAGACAAGTCCCGAAGTGCCCGATCTCCTCCAGGAAAGCCACAAGGACCACCCCCACAAGGAGGAAACCAGCCCCAaggtcccccacctcctccaggaaagcCACAAGGACCACCCCCACAAGGAGACAAGTCCCGAAGTGCCCGATCTCCTCCAGGAAAGCCACAAGGACCACCCCCACAAGGAGGTAACCAGCCCCAAggtcctccacctcctccaggaaagcCACAAGGACCACCCCCACAAGGAGGCAGCAATTCCCGAAGTGCCCGATCTCCTCCAGGAAAGCCACAAGGACCACCCCCACAAGGAGGCAACCAGCCCCAaggtcccccacctcctccaggaaagcCACAAGGACCACCCCCACAAGGAGACAAGTCCCGAAGTGCCCGATCTCCTCCAGGAAAGCCACAAGAACCACCCCCACAAGGAGGCAACCAGCCCCAaggtcccccacctcctccaggaaagcCACAAGGACCACCCCCACAAGGAGGCAGCAAGTCCCGAAGTGCCCGATCTCCTCCAGGAAATCCACAAGGACCACCCCAACAAGAAGGCAACAATCCTCAAGGTCCCCCACCTCCAGCAGGAGGCAATCCCCAGCAGCCTCAGGCACCTCCTGCTGGACAGCCCCAGGGACCACCATCCCCTCCTCAAGGGGGCAGACCTTCCAGACCTCCCCAGTGA